In Streptomyces sp. NBC_01551, one DNA window encodes the following:
- the rapZ gene encoding RNase adapter RapZ, translating into MTEHETAHDRDAAHDRDGAQVSTGTTVEPGEAAEAAIPELVIISGMSGAGRSTAAKCLEDLGWFVVDNLPPALIPTMVELGARSQGNVARIAVVVDVRGRQFFDALRESLADLEARGVTRRIVFLESSDDALVRRFESVRRPHPLQGDGRIVDGIAAERDLLRELRGDADLVIDTSSLNVHELRAKMDAQFAGDEEPELRATVMSFGYKYGLPVDADLVVDCRFIPNPHWVPELRPFTGLNPEVSGYVFSQPGAKEFLDRYTELLQLIATGYRREGKRYVTIAVGCTGGKHRSVAMSEKLAARLASEGVETVVVHRDMGRE; encoded by the coding sequence ATGACCGAGCACGAGACCGCGCACGACCGAGACGCCGCGCACGACCGAGACGGAGCACAGGTGAGTACGGGCACGACAGTGGAGCCCGGCGAGGCCGCCGAGGCGGCCATCCCCGAGCTGGTGATCATCTCCGGCATGTCCGGAGCCGGCCGCAGTACGGCGGCCAAGTGCCTGGAGGACCTGGGCTGGTTCGTCGTCGACAACCTGCCGCCGGCCCTCATCCCCACCATGGTGGAGCTGGGCGCCCGCTCCCAGGGCAACGTGGCGCGCATCGCCGTCGTCGTCGACGTCCGCGGCCGCCAGTTCTTCGACGCGCTGCGCGAGTCCCTGGCCGACCTGGAGGCGCGCGGGGTCACCCGGCGCATCGTCTTCCTGGAGTCCTCCGACGACGCGCTGGTGCGCCGCTTCGAGTCGGTGCGCCGCCCGCACCCGCTCCAGGGCGACGGCCGCATCGTCGACGGCATCGCCGCCGAGCGCGACCTGCTGCGCGAGCTGCGCGGCGACGCCGACCTGGTGATCGACACCTCCAGCCTGAACGTGCACGAGCTGCGCGCCAAGATGGACGCCCAGTTCGCGGGCGACGAGGAGCCCGAGCTGCGGGCCACCGTCATGTCCTTCGGCTACAAGTACGGTCTGCCCGTCGACGCCGACCTCGTCGTCGACTGCCGGTTCATCCCCAACCCCCACTGGGTCCCCGAGCTGCGCCCCTTCACCGGGCTCAACCCGGAGGTGTCGGGCTACGTCTTCAGCCAGCCCGGCGCCAAGGAGTTCCTCGACCGCTACACCGAGCTGCTCCAGCTCATCGCCACCGGCTACCGCCGCGAGGGCAAGCGGTACGTGACCATCGCGGTCGGCTGCACCGGCGGCAAGCACCGCAGTGTCGCCATGTCCGAGAAGCTCGCCGCCCGCCTTGCCTCCGAGGGAGTCGAGACCGTCGTCGTACACCGGGACATGGGGCGCGAGTGA
- the uvrC gene encoding excinuclease ABC subunit UvrC → MADPSSYRPTPGQIPDSPGVYKFRDEHRRVIYVGKAKSLRQRLANYFQDVASLHPRTATMVTTAASVEWTVVSTEVEALQLEYSWIKEFDPRFNVKYRDDKSYPSLAVTMNEEYPRVQVMRGPKKKGVRYFGPYGHAWAIRETVDLMLRVFPVRTCSAGVFKRSAQIGRPCLLGYIGKCSAPCVGRVTPDEHRELAEDFCDFMAGRTGTYLSRLERQMHEAAEEMEYEKAARLRDDIGALRRAMEKNAVVLADATDADLIAVAEDELEAAVQIFHVRGGRVRGQRGWVTDKVEAVDTAGLVEHALQQLYGEEKGEAVPKEVLVPALPEDTPALSQWLAERRGAQVSLRIPQRGDKKSLMETVHRNAQQSLALHKTKRASDLTTRSRALEEIAEALELDSAPLRIECFDISHLQGDDVVASMVVFEDGLARKSEYRRFQIKSFEGQDDVRSMHEVVSRRFRRYLQEKLKTGEWSPEEGEDPLAEDDGRPKRFAYPPQLVVVDGGQPQVAAAKRAMEELGIDDVAVCGLAKRLEEVWLPGEDDPVVLPRTSEGLYLLQRVRDEAHRFAIQYQRNKRGKRLKSGPLDEVPGLGESRKQALVKHFGSVKKLRQATIDQICEVPGIGRKTAEAVAAALAGAVPAGPAVNTATGEIIEDETPAHAGTSFERGTEQ, encoded by the coding sequence ATGGCCGACCCTTCCAGCTACCGCCCCACGCCGGGCCAGATCCCCGACTCGCCGGGGGTCTACAAGTTCCGCGACGAGCACCGCCGGGTGATCTACGTCGGGAAGGCCAAGAGCCTGCGCCAGCGCCTGGCCAACTACTTCCAGGACGTCGCGAGCCTGCACCCCCGTACCGCCACGATGGTGACCACGGCCGCCTCCGTCGAGTGGACCGTCGTCTCCACCGAGGTCGAGGCGCTCCAGCTCGAATACTCCTGGATCAAGGAGTTCGACCCCCGGTTCAACGTCAAGTACCGGGACGACAAGAGCTACCCCTCCCTCGCCGTGACGATGAACGAGGAGTATCCGAGGGTCCAGGTCATGCGCGGGCCCAAGAAGAAGGGCGTGCGGTACTTCGGCCCCTACGGGCACGCCTGGGCGATCCGCGAGACCGTCGACCTGATGCTCCGGGTGTTCCCGGTCCGGACCTGCTCCGCCGGGGTGTTCAAGCGGTCCGCCCAGATCGGCCGGCCCTGCCTGCTCGGCTACATCGGCAAGTGCTCCGCGCCCTGCGTCGGCCGCGTCACCCCCGACGAGCACCGCGAACTCGCCGAGGACTTCTGCGACTTCATGGCCGGCCGCACCGGCACCTACCTCTCCCGCCTCGAACGCCAGATGCACGAGGCCGCCGAGGAGATGGAGTACGAGAAGGCCGCCCGGCTGCGCGACGACATAGGGGCGCTGCGCCGGGCCATGGAGAAGAACGCCGTCGTCCTCGCCGACGCCACCGACGCCGACCTGATCGCGGTCGCCGAGGACGAGCTCGAAGCCGCCGTCCAGATCTTCCACGTACGCGGCGGCCGCGTCCGCGGCCAGCGCGGCTGGGTCACCGACAAGGTCGAGGCCGTCGACACCGCCGGCCTCGTCGAGCACGCCCTCCAGCAGCTCTACGGCGAGGAGAAGGGCGAGGCCGTCCCCAAGGAGGTGCTGGTCCCGGCGCTCCCCGAGGACACGCCCGCGCTGAGCCAGTGGCTCGCCGAGCGCCGCGGCGCCCAGGTCAGCCTGCGCATTCCGCAGCGCGGCGACAAGAAGTCCCTCATGGAGACCGTCCACCGCAACGCCCAGCAGTCGCTGGCCCTGCACAAGACGAAGCGCGCCAGCGACCTCACCACCCGCTCCCGGGCCCTGGAGGAGATCGCCGAGGCGCTGGAGCTGGACAGCGCCCCGCTGCGCATCGAGTGCTTCGACATCTCGCACCTCCAGGGCGACGACGTCGTGGCCTCGATGGTCGTCTTCGAGGACGGGCTGGCCCGCAAGAGCGAGTACCGGCGCTTCCAGATCAAGTCCTTCGAGGGGCAGGACGACGTCCGCTCCATGCACGAGGTGGTCTCCCGGCGCTTCCGCCGCTACCTCCAGGAGAAGCTCAAGACGGGCGAGTGGTCCCCGGAGGAGGGCGAGGACCCCCTCGCCGAGGACGACGGGCGCCCGAAGCGCTTCGCGTACCCGCCGCAGCTCGTCGTCGTCGACGGCGGCCAGCCGCAGGTGGCGGCCGCCAAGCGGGCCATGGAGGAGCTCGGCATCGACGACGTGGCCGTGTGCGGCCTGGCCAAGCGGCTGGAGGAGGTCTGGCTGCCCGGCGAGGACGACCCGGTCGTGCTGCCCCGCACCAGCGAGGGCCTCTACCTGCTCCAGCGGGTGCGTGACGAAGCCCACCGCTTCGCCATCCAGTACCAGCGCAACAAGCGCGGCAAGCGGCTGAAGTCCGGCCCGCTCGACGAGGTGCCCGGCCTCGGCGAGAGCCGCAAGCAGGCCCTGGTGAAGCACTTCGGTTCGGTGAAGAAGCTGAGACAGGCGACAATCGACCAGATCTGCGAGGTCCCGGGCATAGGACGCAAGACGGCCGAGGCCGTGGCCGCGGCCCTCGCCGGGGCGGTCCCCGCCGGTCCTGCCGTCAATACGGCGACAGGAGAGATCATTGAGGATGAGACGCCCGCGCATGCGGGAACATCGTTCGAACGGGGGACCGAGCAATGA
- a CDS encoding papain-like cysteine protease family protein, whose amino-acid sequence MRHPHRRLSPAALLATLLLALSTGTATAADAGADPALSLSYKRLNVTMQAQQKTNWCWAAGGNTIATWFGRNYTQNQFCNAAFNRQQGPDCPNNQATLGNVQTALDWAGINPGSYVTGWLRYPTVQSEINADRPVETRIQWSNGGGHMHVLYGYDTADSWVYWGDPWPSSDRYNWASHAWYVDNGTFSWTHSLYRIGA is encoded by the coding sequence ATGCGCCATCCCCACCGGCGGCTTTCCCCGGCCGCCTTGCTCGCCACCCTGCTCCTCGCGCTGTCCACCGGCACGGCGACCGCCGCCGACGCCGGGGCGGACCCCGCGCTGTCGCTCTCGTACAAGCGCCTGAACGTCACCATGCAGGCGCAGCAGAAGACCAACTGGTGCTGGGCTGCCGGCGGCAACACCATCGCCACCTGGTTCGGCCGGAACTACACGCAGAACCAGTTCTGCAACGCCGCCTTCAACCGTCAGCAGGGCCCCGACTGCCCCAACAACCAGGCCACCCTCGGCAACGTCCAGACCGCCCTGGACTGGGCCGGCATCAACCCCGGCTCGTACGTCACCGGATGGCTGCGCTACCCGACCGTCCAGAGCGAGATCAACGCCGACCGGCCCGTCGAGACGCGGATCCAGTGGTCCAACGGCGGGGGCCACATGCACGTCCTCTACGGGTACGACACCGCCGACAGCTGGGTGTACTGGGGCGATCCCTGGCCCTCCAGCGACCGCTACAACTGGGCGTCGCACGCCTGGTACGTGGACAACGGCACCTTCTCCTGGACCCACTCGCTCTACCGGATCGGGGCGTGA
- a CDS encoding Rieske (2Fe-2S) protein, translating into MSASQSAARRTVLKGAAALAGAAGAGLGLAACSTATDSGAGSPAVPAEPVELGAASEVPVGGAKLYRERKLIVSCPAEGQYKAFSAQCTHAGCVLDKIVEGEGNCPCHGSRFDAATGKVLRGPASAPLPAVPVRAEGGKLIAG; encoded by the coding sequence ATGTCCGCGTCGCAGTCCGCAGCCCGCCGTACCGTGCTCAAGGGCGCCGCCGCCCTCGCCGGGGCCGCGGGCGCGGGGCTGGGCCTCGCGGCCTGCTCCACCGCCACCGACAGCGGCGCGGGCTCCCCGGCGGTCCCGGCCGAACCGGTCGAGCTGGGTGCCGCCTCCGAGGTCCCGGTCGGCGGCGCGAAGCTGTACCGGGAGCGGAAGCTGATCGTCAGCTGCCCGGCGGAGGGCCAGTACAAGGCGTTCAGCGCCCAGTGCACGCACGCCGGGTGCGTCCTCGACAAGATCGTCGAGGGGGAGGGCAACTGCCCCTGCCACGGCAGCCGTTTCGACGCGGCCACCGGCAAGGTGCTGCGCGGCCCGGCCTCCGCCCCGCTGCCCGCCGTCCCGGTCAGGGCCGAGGGCGGGAAGCTGATCGCGGGCTGA
- a CDS encoding carbohydrate kinase: MIVVGGEALIDLVPVAAPPGALLPRPGGGPYNTALALGRLGARVAFCSRVSSDGFGEGLLAGLRGAGVDLSLVQRGPEPTTLAVPSLAPDGSAAYGFYVEGTADRLFTLPPALPAGVRALALGTCSLVLEPGASAYEALLRRESERGLLTLLDPNIRPALIADPAAYRSRFLGWLPYVSVLKLSEEDAAWLGGRVRDWLAAGPSAVVLTRGAKGLTVWTRDGAEHSVPSRRVAVADTIGAGDTVNAALLHRLAGHRSGPVDWPGVLAFAAHAAALTCTRAGAEPPFAAEL; the protein is encoded by the coding sequence GTGATCGTCGTCGGTGGAGAAGCCCTGATCGACCTGGTGCCCGTGGCGGCGCCGCCCGGCGCGCTGCTGCCCCGGCCGGGCGGCGGCCCGTACAACACCGCGCTCGCGCTGGGCCGGCTCGGCGCGCGGGTGGCGTTCTGCTCCCGCGTCTCCTCGGACGGCTTCGGCGAGGGCCTGCTGGCCGGGCTGCGGGGCGCCGGGGTGGACCTGTCGCTGGTGCAGCGCGGGCCGGAGCCGACCACGCTGGCCGTGCCCTCGCTGGCCCCGGACGGCTCGGCGGCCTACGGCTTCTACGTCGAGGGCACGGCGGACCGGCTGTTCACGCTGCCGCCCGCGCTGCCCGCAGGGGTACGGGCCCTCGCCCTCGGCACCTGCTCGCTGGTGCTGGAGCCGGGGGCCAGTGCCTACGAGGCCCTGCTGCGCCGGGAGTCGGAGCGCGGGCTGCTGACCCTGCTCGACCCGAACATCCGGCCCGCGCTGATCGCGGACCCGGCGGCGTACCGGTCGCGCTTCCTGGGCTGGCTGCCGTACGTCTCGGTGCTCAAGCTGTCCGAGGAGGACGCGGCCTGGCTCGGCGGGCGGGTCCGCGACTGGCTGGCGGCGGGTCCGTCGGCGGTGGTGCTCACCCGGGGCGCGAAGGGGCTGACGGTGTGGACCCGGGACGGCGCGGAGCACTCGGTGCCGTCCCGCCGGGTCGCCGTGGCGGACACCATCGGCGCGGGCGACACCGTCAACGCGGCGCTGCTGCACCGCCTGGCGGGGCACCGTTCCGGTCCCGTGGACTGGCCCGGCGTGCTGGCGTTCGCCGCCCACGCGGCGGCGCTGACCTGCACCCGGGCGGGCGCGGAGCCGCCGTTCGCGGCCGAGCTCTGA
- a CDS encoding TetR/AcrR family transcriptional regulator has product MLTPKSRRATPERLLDAAETLMRTSGLANATTKAIAREAGCSEAALYKYFTNKEELFVRVLMERRPNAGALMSVLTEDPAERTVEEVLTDIARHASLFYADAMPMAASLFADPALLTRHRDGVRTIGAGPHIVLDALSGHLLRERERGRLRPDADPRAAASLLLGACFQRAFFLHFSGADVVQPVEEFAPAVARTTWAALR; this is encoded by the coding sequence ATGCTCACCCCCAAGTCAAGGCGCGCCACCCCCGAGCGGCTGCTGGACGCCGCCGAGACCCTGATGCGCACCAGCGGCCTGGCCAACGCCACCACCAAGGCCATCGCCCGCGAGGCGGGCTGCTCGGAGGCCGCGCTGTACAAGTACTTCACGAACAAGGAAGAGCTGTTCGTGCGGGTGCTGATGGAGCGCCGGCCCAACGCCGGTGCGCTGATGAGCGTGCTCACCGAGGACCCGGCGGAGCGCACCGTCGAGGAGGTGCTGACCGACATCGCCCGGCACGCCTCGCTGTTCTACGCCGACGCCATGCCCATGGCGGCCTCGCTCTTCGCGGATCCCGCCCTGCTCACCCGCCACCGCGACGGCGTCCGCACGATCGGCGCCGGCCCGCACATCGTGCTCGACGCCCTGAGCGGGCACCTGCTCCGCGAGCGCGAGCGCGGCCGACTGCGGCCCGACGCCGATCCGCGGGCCGCCGCCTCGCTTCTGCTCGGCGCCTGCTTCCAGCGGGCCTTCTTCCTGCACTTCTCCGGCGCCGACGTGGTCCAGCCGGTCGAAGAGTTCGCCCCCGCCGTGGCCCGGACCACCTGGGCCGCCCTCCGCTGA
- a CDS encoding NAD(P)-dependent oxidoreductase, with translation MRLTVFGATGGVGHEVVRQALDAGHEVTAVVRDPARLDVPAHDRLRVAVVRDLTDEAALLPVLTGQEAVISALGPTNNKQARLTPIAGPALRSIVAAMERAGVSRLTAVSAAPLGPKTREDGAFTRLMVYPILRRVLRDLYADLAVMEAAIAASDTQWTVIRPPRLLNRPHTGRYRRALDANVPGGTVIPRADVADALLTTLSDPTTTRHAVGIAT, from the coding sequence ATGCGACTCACGGTGTTCGGAGCCACGGGCGGAGTCGGCCACGAGGTCGTCCGGCAGGCGCTCGACGCGGGCCACGAGGTGACGGCGGTCGTCCGCGACCCGGCCCGGCTGGACGTCCCGGCGCACGACCGGCTGCGGGTGGCCGTGGTGCGGGACCTGACGGACGAGGCCGCGCTCCTCCCGGTCCTGACGGGACAGGAGGCGGTGATCTCGGCCCTCGGCCCCACGAACAACAAGCAGGCCCGGCTCACGCCGATCGCCGGACCGGCGCTGCGGTCGATCGTCGCGGCGATGGAGCGGGCGGGGGTGAGCCGCCTGACGGCGGTGAGCGCCGCGCCGCTCGGCCCGAAGACACGGGAGGACGGGGCGTTCACCCGGCTGATGGTCTACCCGATCCTGCGCCGGGTGCTGCGCGACCTGTACGCGGACCTGGCCGTCATGGAGGCGGCGATCGCCGCGAGCGACACGCAGTGGACGGTGATCCGGCCGCCGAGGCTGCTGAACAGGCCGCACACGGGCCGGTACCGGCGGGCCCTCGACGCCAACGTCCCGGGCGGCACGGTCATCCCGCGCGCGGACGTCGCGGACGCCCTCCTCACCACCCTCTCCGACCCCACCACCACCCGCCACGCCGTGGGCATCGCCACCTGA
- the uvrA gene encoding excinuclease ABC subunit UvrA, translating into MTDRLIVRGAREHNLKNVSLDLPRDSLIVFTGLSGSGKSSLAFDTIFAEGQRRYVESLSSYARQFLGQMDKPDVDFIEGLSPAVSIDQKSTSRNPRSTVGTITEVYDYLRLLFARIGKPHCPECRRPISRQSPQAIVDKVLALPEGSRFQVLSPLVRERKGEFVDLFADLQTKGYSRARVDGETIQLSEPPTLKKQEKHTIEVVIDRLTVKDSAKRRLTDSVETALGLSGGMVILDFVDLAEDDPERERMFSEHLYCPYDDLSFEELEPRSFSFNSPFGACPECTGIGTRMEVDPELIIPDEDKSLDEGAVSPWSLGHTKDYFQRLIGALAGELGFRTDIPWAGLPLRARKALLYGHKTQIEVRYRNRYGRERAYTTAFEGAVPFVKRRHAESESDASRERFEGYMREVPCPTCEGTRLKPIVLAVTVMERSIAEVAAMSISECADFLGRLKLDARDKKIAERVLKEVNERLRFLVDVGLDYLSLNRAAGTLSGGEAQRIRLATQIGSGLVGVLYVLDEPSIGLHQRDNHRLIETLVRLRDMGNTLIVVEHDEDTIKVADWVVDIGPGAGEHGGKVVHSGSLKELLKNTESMTGQYLSGKRSIAIPDVRRPVNGERKLTVHGARENNLQDIDVSFPLGVLTAVTGVSGSGKSTLVNDILYTHLARELNGARSVPGRHTRVDGDDLVDKVVHVDQSPIGRTPRSNPATYTGVFDHVRKLFAETMEAKVRGYLPGRFSFNVKGGRCENCSGDGTIKIEMNFLPDVYVPCEVCHGDRYNRETLEVHYKGKSIAEVLNMPIEEALDFFEAVPTISRHLRTLNEVGLGYVRLGQSAPTLSGGEAQRVKLASELQKRSTGRTVYVLDEPTTGLHFEDISKLIKVLSGLVDKGNSVIVIEHNLDVIKTADWVIDMGPEGGYGGGLVVAEGTPEQVASVGASHTGKFLRDILGADRVSDAAAVPAPRKKAAVKKTAAPAKKAAAKKTAAATKTAPATKTASARARKA; encoded by the coding sequence GTGACCGACCGTCTCATCGTTCGTGGCGCTCGCGAGCACAACCTCAAGAATGTCTCGCTCGACCTGCCCCGCGACTCACTCATCGTCTTCACCGGACTCTCCGGGTCGGGCAAGTCCTCCCTGGCCTTCGACACGATCTTCGCCGAGGGCCAGCGCCGCTACGTCGAGTCGCTCTCCTCGTACGCCCGTCAGTTCCTCGGGCAGATGGACAAGCCCGACGTCGACTTCATCGAGGGCCTCTCGCCGGCCGTCTCGATCGACCAGAAGTCGACCTCGCGCAACCCGCGCTCCACCGTGGGCACCATCACCGAGGTCTACGACTACCTGCGTCTGCTCTTCGCCCGCATCGGCAAGCCGCACTGCCCCGAGTGCCGCCGCCCGATCTCGCGGCAGTCGCCGCAGGCGATCGTGGACAAGGTGCTCGCGCTGCCCGAGGGCAGCCGCTTCCAGGTGCTCTCGCCGCTGGTGCGCGAGCGCAAGGGCGAGTTCGTGGACCTGTTCGCCGACCTCCAGACCAAGGGCTACAGCAGGGCGCGGGTGGACGGGGAGACCATCCAGCTCTCCGAGCCGCCCACGCTGAAGAAGCAGGAGAAGCACACGATCGAGGTGGTCATCGACCGCCTCACCGTGAAGGACAGCGCCAAGCGCCGCCTCACCGACTCGGTGGAGACCGCGCTCGGCCTCTCCGGCGGCATGGTGATCCTGGACTTCGTCGACCTCGCCGAGGACGACCCCGAGCGCGAGCGGATGTTCTCCGAGCACCTCTACTGCCCGTACGACGACCTGTCCTTCGAGGAGCTGGAGCCGCGCTCCTTCTCCTTCAACTCGCCCTTCGGCGCCTGCCCCGAGTGCACCGGTATCGGTACGCGCATGGAGGTGGACCCGGAGCTGATCATTCCGGACGAGGACAAGTCCCTGGACGAGGGCGCGGTCTCCCCGTGGTCCCTGGGTCACACCAAGGACTACTTCCAGCGGCTGATCGGCGCGCTCGCGGGGGAGCTGGGCTTCCGTACGGACATTCCCTGGGCGGGGCTGCCGCTGCGCGCGCGCAAGGCACTGCTCTACGGGCACAAGACGCAGATCGAGGTCCGCTACCGCAACCGGTACGGCCGGGAGCGGGCGTACACGACGGCCTTCGAGGGCGCCGTGCCGTTCGTCAAGCGGCGGCACGCGGAGTCCGAGAGCGACGCCAGCCGCGAGCGCTTCGAGGGCTACATGCGCGAGGTGCCGTGCCCGACCTGCGAGGGCACCCGCCTCAAGCCGATCGTCCTCGCGGTCACGGTGATGGAGCGGTCCATCGCCGAGGTCGCCGCGATGTCGATCAGCGAGTGCGCGGACTTCCTGGGCCGCCTCAAGCTCGACGCCCGCGACAAGAAGATCGCGGAGCGGGTCCTGAAGGAGGTCAACGAGCGGCTGCGCTTCCTCGTGGACGTCGGCCTGGACTACCTCTCGCTCAACCGCGCCGCCGGCACCCTGTCGGGCGGCGAGGCGCAGCGCATCCGGCTGGCCACGCAGATCGGCTCCGGCCTGGTCGGCGTGCTGTACGTCCTGGACGAGCCCTCCATCGGCCTGCACCAGCGGGACAACCACCGGCTGATCGAGACGCTGGTGCGGCTGCGGGACATGGGCAACACGCTCATCGTCGTCGAGCACGACGAGGACACCATCAAGGTGGCCGACTGGGTCGTGGACATCGGCCCCGGCGCCGGTGAGCACGGCGGCAAGGTGGTGCACAGCGGCTCGCTGAAGGAGCTGCTGAAGAACACCGAGTCGATGACGGGCCAGTACCTGTCGGGCAAGCGCTCGATCGCGATCCCGGATGTCCGCCGGCCCGTGAACGGGGAGCGGAAGCTGACCGTCCATGGCGCCCGGGAGAACAACCTCCAGGACATCGACGTGTCGTTCCCGCTGGGCGTGCTGACGGCGGTGACGGGCGTATCGGGGTCGGGCAAGTCGACGCTGGTCAACGACATCCTGTACACGCACCTGGCGCGCGAGCTGAACGGCGCCCGGTCGGTGCCGGGCCGGCACACGCGGGTGGACGGGGACGACCTGGTCGACAAGGTCGTGCATGTCGACCAGTCGCCGATCGGGCGGACCCCGCGGTCGAACCCGGCCACGTACACCGGTGTCTTCGACCACGTGCGGAAGCTCTTCGCGGAGACCATGGAGGCGAAGGTGCGCGGCTATCTGCCGGGCCGCTTCTCCTTCAACGTGAAGGGCGGCCGGTGCGAGAACTGCTCCGGTGACGGCACGATCAAGATCGAGATGAACTTCCTGCCGGACGTGTACGTCCCGTGCGAGGTGTGCCACGGCGACCGGTACAACCGGGAGACGCTGGAGGTGCACTACAAGGGCAAGTCCATCGCGGAAGTCCTGAACATGCCGATCGAGGAGGCGCTGGACTTCTTCGAGGCGGTGCCGACGATCTCGCGCCACCTGCGGACGCTGAACGAGGTCGGGCTGGGTTACGTCCGGCTCGGGCAGTCGGCGCCGACGCTGTCGGGCGGTGAGGCGCAGCGCGTGAAGCTGGCCTCCGAGCTGCAGAAGCGGTCGACGGGGCGGACGGTGTACGTGCTGGACGAGCCGACGACGGGTCTGCACTTCGAGGACATCTCGAAGCTGATCAAGGTGCTGTCGGGGCTGGTGGACAAGGGGAACTCGGTGATCGTCATCGAGCACAACCTGGACGTCATCAAGACCGCGGACTGGGTCATCGACATGGGCCCCGAGGGCGGCTACGGGGGCGGCCTCGTCGTCGCCGAGGGCACGCCGGAGCAGGTCGCGTCGGTGGGGGCGAGCCACACGGGCAAGTTCCTGCGGGACATCCTGGGGGCGGACCGGGTCTCGGACGCGGCGGCGGTGCCCGCGCCGCGCAAGAAGGCCGCCGTGAAGAAGACGGCGGCCCCTGCCAAGAAGGCGGCGGCCAAGAAGACGGCAGCGGCTACGAAGACGGCGCCGGCGACGAAGACTGCGTCGGCGCGGGCCCGCAAGGCCTAG
- a CDS encoding maleylpyruvate isomerase family mycothiol-dependent enzyme, protein MTDHVHDLRSVREATDRLLTAVAKLDNAALAEESHLPGWTRGHVLAHLARNADALVNVFAGRPMYESAEARDFDIERDAPRPPAVQLADLRATHEGFLAQTELDQDWSRTVELRGGVTDLASNVPFRRLIEVELHHVDLNIGYALEDLPDEFTGREIAFLADRWSGRPEVPPTALVAADGRTWRTGSAGDPAVTVSGTAAGLLGWLAGRADKGARLTTAGGPLPALPPL, encoded by the coding sequence ATGACTGATCATGTGCACGACCTGCGATCCGTACGTGAGGCCACGGACCGACTGCTGACCGCAGTCGCGAAACTGGACAACGCGGCGCTGGCCGAGGAGTCACACCTCCCGGGCTGGACCCGCGGCCACGTCCTGGCCCACCTCGCCCGCAACGCGGACGCCCTCGTCAACGTCTTCGCCGGCCGCCCGATGTACGAGAGCGCCGAGGCCCGCGACTTCGACATCGAGCGCGACGCCCCGCGCCCGCCGGCCGTCCAGCTCGCCGACCTGCGCGCGACCCACGAGGGCTTCCTCGCCCAGACCGAGCTCGACCAGGACTGGTCGCGCACCGTCGAGCTGCGGGGCGGGGTCACCGACCTCGCCTCGAACGTGCCGTTCCGCCGGCTCATCGAGGTCGAGCTCCACCACGTCGACCTGAACATCGGCTACGCGCTCGAAGACCTCCCCGACGAGTTCACCGGCCGGGAGATCGCCTTCCTCGCCGACCGCTGGTCCGGGCGCCCCGAGGTCCCGCCGACCGCCCTGGTCGCGGCCGACGGGCGCACCTGGCGCACCGGCTCCGCCGGCGACCCGGCCGTCACCGTGTCCGGCACCGCCGCCGGGCTGCTCGGCTGGCTGGCCGGCCGCGCCGACAAGGGTGCCCGCCTGACTACCGCGGGCGGGCCCCTGCCGGCCCTCCCCCCGCTCTAG
- a CDS encoding MBL fold metallo-hydrolase, which yields MTYSGAVKVGGPADVHELPDLMISKVAVGPMNNNAYLLRCRATDEQLLIDAAAEPETLLRLIGDDGIASVVTTHRHGDHWGALADVVGATGARTYAGAHDAEGIPVATDVLVADGDTVTVGRVTLTARHLVGHTPGSIALIYDDPHGHPHVFTGDCLFPGGPGRTTQPEEFNSLMDGLEAKLFGVLPDETWVYPGHGNDTTLGAERPHLAEWRARGW from the coding sequence ATGACGTACAGCGGAGCGGTCAAGGTCGGCGGTCCGGCCGACGTGCACGAACTCCCGGACCTGATGATTTCCAAGGTCGCGGTGGGCCCCATGAACAACAACGCGTACCTGCTGCGCTGCCGGGCCACCGACGAGCAGCTGCTGATCGACGCGGCCGCGGAGCCGGAGACCCTGCTGCGGCTCATCGGTGACGACGGCATCGCGTCGGTCGTCACCACGCACCGGCACGGCGACCACTGGGGCGCGCTCGCGGACGTCGTCGGGGCGACCGGCGCGCGCACCTACGCGGGCGCCCACGACGCCGAGGGCATCCCGGTGGCGACCGACGTCCTCGTCGCCGACGGGGACACGGTCACGGTCGGACGGGTCACCCTGACCGCCCGCCACCTGGTCGGCCACACCCCGGGCTCGATCGCCCTGATCTACGACGACCCGCACGGGCACCCGCACGTGTTCACCGGCGACTGCCTCTTCCCGGGCGGTCCTGGCCGGACCACACAGCCGGAGGAGTTCAACAGCCTCATGGACGGCCTGGAGGCCAAGCTGTTCGGTGTCCTCCCGGATGAGACGTGGGTCTATCCGGGCCACGGCAACGACACCACGCTTGGCGCCGAGCGCCCCCACCTGGCGGAGTGGCGCGCCCGCGGCTGGTGA